The genomic region caggTATGTGATGGTGAAGTGAATCCTGAATAGATACTGGCTATTGAAGTTACTCTTTTGGTTAACTGCAGCGGCTCAATGACTGATTGGCAGagtaggaggtgtgtggggtttGTAGCCTTTAAGAGGGTGGAAGTGTACTGGGCTGTGATTGGTTCTGGTGAAGGTTTATGTTTTCTTGAGGCATCTAGGTAtatttatattacatttagtcatttagcagacactcttatccagagcgacttacagtaagtacagggacattcccccgaggcaagtagggtaaagtgccttgcccaaggacacaacgtcatttggcgcgGTCGGGAATTGATccgtcaaccttctgattaattgcccaattccctaaccgctcagccatctgacctcctcctccgtaTATGTTATGCTCTACCTAGACATTCAGATGTTCTGAAGGGTCTGACAAGTTGTTCAGGAAACTTCACATATTCCAAGATGAAGAAGATGGGTGTAGGTTTTTTGTAGCGTACAGGCCTGCACTCTCAGATGACTTTGTAGAATTCGGTGTCCTTGTAGAGGAGCCCTCAGAAAAAAGGGGTTCTATTAATTAACATGTTTCAAGAGGGTTCTCCTCTAGGGCCAAATTGTTCTAAATACCAGTTGTTGTCGCAACGTGTACCCTGCTGGGACGGAAAATTCATGTGCTTCGGTCATTTCAGGCAGTCACAGTTGTACCATGTAGTAAGTCAGTTAAACATAGCTTCCTTCACAGCCATTATTAGGGATGTAACCAGCATATACGCATGGGCAACTTTTGACTGCAGGTGGTGTGGATTAATTGAACTATAGACTACGGACTTTAAATTGACTAAGTAAATCCCTTGATCAGCTTATGATTATACACTGTTTGACAGTGTGTGATTATGTAGTCATATGTGTGTATTTTTTAGTATGTTGTCTATGTGGGTGTTTACTGATAGTTGACAGCGATGGGGCAGGTACAGAGTTGACAATTTAACCATAACCAGTAAATATCTAAAGACTTGAGTGATGTGTCTAGAACCagtgcaaagtgtgtgtgtgtgtgcatgtttgtgagaAAAAGGGTACGTTTCATTTTGGATCTACTTCGTGTCTATTTTTAATCAGTCAAGGTGGTGAGTCCTACACAAATACAATAAGATCTGCTAGCTGCTGGTTTTACGCTTGGCTAAGAACAATATAATGAACATTCAGCTACAGTCAGGtatgacaggaagtgacccTTAGGTCTTACCCTGAGCTCAGAGATGCCAATACAAGATACTGAACTTGAACCCCGTTTACTAAACACTGCACTGCTACCAGTCCggactggcacatggcatgtttttacgagaatgaaggagaggacaaaacacacgtacacacacacaaccaagcaACTGTTATGACACTCATGTCATTTTGAAAACCCCAAGATCTAGTTACAGTATTAAAAAAGCAGAAGTATAATACACTGTTCATTGTGCTACAGCAAGCCTACTCTTTCAGCCAATGGAGTTAGTTAGTACACAGACTAGAACACAGACAGAAGTCCCTGCCTTGCTGGTTTTGGGCCATAGATTCTTCCCGTCAGGTGTAAACCAATCCGTCACAAGTAACTAAACTTACTCCAGTGCTATCATAATTCGATCACTCTGACCCCTCATCACAATCAAACCAGCCTAACCCAGTTCCAGGAGAGAAGCTCTTAAGTAGGCTGCTCCTAGGTCACCAAACAACTGGTTGTTTTGGAAAGGGAACGACTGGCACACAAGCGATCTGAAGTCACCCTCGTGATACTGACGGATGATCAATAATAAATGTGACTGTTGACCGAGTGAAAGGTTGCAGTcggctgtgtgtactgtactgtatatttgtcCAGCAGTAAAGTTTAGACAGCAACAGTCCGGCACGTTCTGCCAAAAGCGCTTTAATGTTTCTGAAAATAGATTATCGGTGAAGCACAGCTCCTTTTCCGCTCAGCCGGCCCTCTCTAAGAGGATTGGTCGTCTTACTTGAGGTCACAGATACACATGGGAGAGAGCGTGACTCTTGACTCCTGGCATCAGCCAGGAGTTAAAAAAGCAGCCAACTATCTCAGAGGACACTGCTGTACCGACCAATCGAAGCGCCTGAAATCACATGACGACAGACAATTTAGCTTTGAGGATGTCTGTCAATGAGCGGGGTGGAGGAGTTGACTGAGgttgaggagaagagaagataaGTGGGTGAATGTGGTTGAGTTGACGTCAACTTTGTACAAGCTACTTTAgtatgttttcctttcctcttaTCTAGGAGCAGAGTTCACTAtttgtacattgctttggatagaAGTGCCATGTAAAATGCAACCCAAATGATCTTTATTATCCTTCCGGTCTttctatgccccccccccccccccccccccccatctctctctccacagggaGGGAAGGCCTCTGGACGCTCAGGGAGTCGTTCCAGCAACATCTCCAAGGTAACCACTGAACCCATAAAAGGGTCTGTGGTCAATGTCTCTTATCCAGTTATACTCCATTCACAGATAGAATTACAGTAGGCTAATTAAATGTAGCCAGTCAAGATTTCAAGGTTGGTGTTTAAATGGTTAACTTTCAATTATTTCAGTCTTATTGACCATTGGCCACCGAATATTGGTTCCTGGCTTTAGGCCAGTCCATTTAGGAGGCCCGTAAATCCATTCTGTAATTGGTTGCAGGCGAGCAGTTCTACATCGGGACTGGGCACGGCCACCGTGACTCGTATGTCAGTCACCCCCTCGTCTCAAGATATTTGCAGGTATGAGAGTCGCCCAATACAATTACCCCTGTTAACTGTTCTCCTCCAGACACGGGTTACTTGTGGTTTGTGCCTCCATTTTGTCTTGTGTCCATAAGCACACGGCAAGGTTATATATATAGAGGGAGGCACGGTAGAGCTTTCAACCACCAGAAACATTGATCTATTTGATCCATATTAATGTTAGGACATCCTAAATCAATAAACTTCTCAAGAATGTTGTTCTTTTCAATATCAAGACTTGTTACAGGAGAATAGGCAGATTTGTACTGGTACAAATACTTGAATCCCAGCTTGTAAACATGTATGTTTGATCACACATGTGTCTTGCCTGTGTTTCACCTCACCTTGTActtttccatctctccacctttctgtttgtgtgtttctgcctgtgtgcatgtgtgtgtatccgtctccgggtgtatgtgtgtgtgtgcgtgcatctgtctgaatgtgtgtgtttgtgcgtatccatctctgtgtgtatgtgtgtgtgtatccgtctgtgtgtgtgtgtgtatgtttgtgttgacTCGTATGCGTGTGCCCATGCTCAGTACCGGCCCCCTGACTCGCCTGGAGGAGGATGTCTCTGACGGACACACTCAGAAACCTCCTCAGAAAGGAGCGATGGCGGCCACCAGCACCAAGCAGAGCTCCTCCCAGAAGAAGCAGGTGAAACGGCGGCAGAGACCCAAGCGAGACAGCTGCACCGCCACCGTCGAGACAATCGCCCAACCTCCGCCCGACCGCGAGCGCAGCCCCAGCAGCGAGCGCTCCGACAGGGCCGAGAAACGGGACATGGGCTCCAAGCCGAGGAAGGAGCACGTCCGCCACCGCGGCTCCATCCCTCCGCAGTCCGAGTCctcggaggaggacgaggagacctGGCGCCAGTCGCGGAGCTGGAGCAAGGAGAAGGCTCGGAGGGGCAGGCGTCGGAGCGGGAGCAGCCGAGACAgggacggggggagaggggggggtggagacgggGGGGAGATAATGGAGCTCCAGTCGGTGGGCTCAGACGAAGGCCGCGAAAACAAGGAGAACCAGGCTCCGGTGGAAAACGGGCAAGGGGGACTGAAGAGCCGACGTGGTGGGGCGCCGAGAAGGGAGGGGCGCGCCTCCCAAAGGGGCGGGACCCAGCGCCTGGACGGGGAGTCTCGCAGCCCCGGGAGTTCCTCGCtggtggaggaaggggaggagcacATCACCAAGCGCTACcaagagaggggggctgggggtggggacaTGTCGGTGCCGACGACACGGAGCGACTGCGCCGTCAACGGCACAGTGGAACCTGGGTCTGACGATGAAATGGAGGTCTGCAGGTCAGTGTGTGCAAATGCGTGTGGTGAGAGTCcatttatgttgtgtgtgtgtgtgaatctggcCTCTTGGAATTTCAATCCTAACCCTCTGTATCCTGTGTATAGAATCTGTCACTGTGAGGGGGACGAGGAGTTCTCATTGATAACGCCGTGCCGGTGCACGGGGAGTATGAGGTTCGTCCACATGGCCTGTCTAAACCAGTGGATCAAGTCTTCAGACACGCGATGCTGTGAACTGTGCAAATATGATTTCATCATGGAGACACAGCTCAAGCCGCTAGgcaaggtagacacacacacacatcacatgttGTCTTGGGTAAGCTTTTCTCCCCAGTTCCTTCCTGCCACTACAAATCCacgtttcctcttctctctctctgctctgcctgtcTCAGTGGGAGAAGCTACAGATGTCCACCAGTGAGCGAAGGAAGATCTTCTGCTCGGTGGTCTTTCACTTGATTGCGATCATCTGCGTGCTGTGGTCGGTCCAGGTTCTGGTCAAAAGGACCATCGACGAGATCAGTCTAGGCAAAAGCTATGGTCAGTGTCTCTTGACATAGCCCGGAGTTTAGAGTTTGACCACAGAGCTTTTTGATGAAAATGTTTTAACATTGAATTGAATCTCAATCTGCGGGGCCTACAATACTGCTACGCTCAACATTTGAAGCGTTTTCCTGCCCATCAATTACATACTCATGGAATTAGCATGTCCCAGGGTATAAGACTACTTTATTTACACGTAGGTtgaatatattacatttacagtcGTGGACAATTGCTgccccctcttcatgccacGGCTGCTTATATCGCCTGCAGGAAGGACCGGCACTGGCTGATGATAtgactgaaattatgttagcagtcattttatgccaaggcccagcaagctttgcaaacacaaaatgtatgccgctaccaatacttttggccacggctgtacatCCACTTTTCCTCACATAAAATGTAGCTTCTTTTCTAAATTACAAAACAGATGGGACATGCATGTATAGCTTTGTGtattgctgctgtgtgtgtaattgGCACGTACATGTAAAATGACTTGGCatacaaacactaacacaaaaGGTTGTGATGTGTTATACCGTTGCATTATACTGCAACGGTATTGTTCTATTCATTTTCATCTTTTGTGATTTGTAACAGTTTCCGGGATTAACTAGGTCTAATGATAGTGCAAGTGTAAATGGAGGTCTATCCAAGTTTCTATTAAATGCTTAAttaatatgtataaatatatttactAAAAGTTCAAGTTAATTTGTTGCCCTTTAATGACAGATTGTTTAGAGACAGTAAAAATAAGGAGACCACCACTTACTCTTGATTTCAGACTATTTTTGGAGCTTAAATCTACAGAACTACAGTACAACAGAGGGTAAGCGCAGCTCAGGTATTGTTTATACCAGTTATTATGGTCCCCGTCAATACACGCATaacccttttgtgtgtgtgtgtgttgtatgtgtttgtgtgaatgatgtgtgtgtgcgtgcatgcacggTGTCCCCATTTGACGCCCACAACAGTGTTTCAATGGCCGTTCTGGACCAAGCTGATTGTGGTGGGGATCAGTTCCTCCGGCGGACTCATCTTCATGTACATCCAGTGCAAGGTCTACCTCCAGCTGTGGCGTCGCCTCAAAGCCTTCAACCGCATCATCACCGTGCAGAACTGCTCTGAGAGAGCCCAGCATCCTGTGcaggctcctcctcccatcaccacGCTGGCCAATGGGAAGCACGACACTGTGGCGGTTCCCATGGGCCAACTCTCCAAAGGCAGCCAGGAGTCTCAGTCAGACTCTGACTTGACCACGGAGGACGCGGTGGCGCCGGCGGAGAGCCCTGTctgaggctcctccccctcaaaCTGTCCCGACTCCCAAATCACACCCTGTGTTGTAGCTAGTGCACTTTTCAGTGGGTGAGAATAGGGTCACTCGTTTTGGACCCGACAGGTAGAAGCAACATGTTACGGACGTCTCCTCATGTACCCGAGTGAATGAGGAAGAGGATAGGAGTTAGGGAGACAGGTATCTCGAAGGCTACTGTGCTATTAATGGGACCATCGTTGGTGTCAGTTCGCAGTCACACTGAGGGACAGGGTAACAGGGTGCAGCTCAGAGTTTGATACTCTGTCGATGCTGGTGCTAGCGCATTAGCCTAATGCTAACCCCACTCTCCAGCCAATCAGGGCCTAAAAACCCCAGAGTCCAAATGTGAAGTATACAATCAGAGACCCTGTATGCTGGGCTATGCTATGATTACAGTAGCTAAAGTTCCTAGTAGTGCAACCAGTAGTAATACTGAAACCAAAAACATGACAGGTCAAGTGTTACTAGGAGAATCCCTACCAGGGTGTAGATTATTCCTAGAAGAGTACAGGAAGTACTAAGTAGCCAAAGAAGATCATTTCCTCTCACTATATGCAGCTTTTGATTAAAGTGATACTGGAAGTAACTTGCATTTATCAATCACTTTAATGGTTCAGTTAAAATTTGTGTCTTCCGTGTTTTGTATTATGCTCAAATGTTCTTGTTTATTAATTGACACACAGTGGGGTTCTGCCTCTAGATTGACAGCCAGATGTTCTCAGTGAACAAATGTCCTCTTTTTTATGCATTTGTTGAATTGGCACATTTTACCAGTTAATACTCTCACTGAGCTAAAAAAAGGAAATACATAATGTGTTTGATTACCTTAACGATTTGAGAAAATTCAATTTAGTTTTT from Osmerus mordax isolate fOsmMor3 chromosome 14, fOsmMor3.pri, whole genome shotgun sequence harbors:
- the marchf1 gene encoding uncharacterized protein marchf1; this translates as MPVHQISVVPVQETASNGKSASRSKDKTEGGKASGRSGSRSSNISKASSSTSGLGTATVTRMSVTPSSQDICSTGPLTRLEEDVSDGHTQKPPQKGAMAATSTKQSSSQKKQVKRRQRPKRDSCTATVETIAQPPPDRERSPSSERSDRAEKRDMGSKPRKEHVRHRGSIPPQSESSEEDEETWRQSRSWSKEKARRGRRRSGSSRDRDGGRGGGGDGGEIMELQSVGSDEGRENKENQAPVENGQGGLKSRRGGAPRREGRASQRGGTQRLDGESRSPGSSSLVEEGEEHITKRYQERGAGGGDMSVPTTRSDCAVNGTVEPGSDDEMEVCRICHCEGDEEFSLITPCRCTGSMRFVHMACLNQWIKSSDTRCCELCKYDFIMETQLKPLGKWEKLQMSTSERRKIFCSVVFHLIAIICVLWSVQVLVKRTIDEISLGKSYGQLFQWPFWTKLIVVGISSSGGLIFMYIQCKVYLQLWRRLKAFNRIITVQNCSERAQHPVQAPPPITTLANGKHDTVAVPMGQLSKGSQESQSDSDLTTEDAVAPAESPV